The Mytilus galloprovincialis chromosome 7, xbMytGall1.hap1.1, whole genome shotgun sequence genome has a window encoding:
- the LOC143081797 gene encoding uncharacterized protein LOC143081797 has protein sequence MECIWNTFSQDPLHVWTVMDCKGIILQLVHTLMDNATMVSCIGALSVTTYQMYSYKRKQEETLIKQTQKMFAELERKQKDALTEFTSNVQKLEVKQAESIEKEKSMLAELIETGQKTITELIGHGQNILTEHFETLAIEKAALEQSMKYDRKTLNVQAACMEKERKQSTEVIRHDKEMIFDQSAKMKQEKETFNEFKFKEKNALTELIGREKSTLTELIRQGEKTLTEQAEIKLKEQAAWMKTMRETFTESIRKEKDTLIDLSAHAKKEITASIENEKDTFIRYAERIEQVKDDWVKSVEQGTEKMSENTAKMRKQTETLINQTRRIEQVKDDWVELVIKENKLNEQTAQIEKEIKTLFSKSKRTEHDD, from the exons ATGGAATGCATATGGAATACATTTTCTCAAGATCCATTGCATGTATGGACTGTTATGGATTGTAAAGGGATAATTCTACAATTGGTCCATACACTCATGGACAATGCTACA ATGGTTTCATGCATTGGGGCATTATCTGTTACTACCTACCAAATGTATTCTTACAAAAGAAAACAAGAGGAAACGTTGATTAAACAGACACAAAAAATGTTCGCTGAATTGGAAAGAAAGCAAAAGGACGCATTGACTGAATTCACAAGTAACGTGCAGAAACTGGAAGTTAAACAAGCAGAATCGATAGAAAAAGAGAAATCGATGTTGGCTGAATTAATAGAAACAGGACAGAAAACAATAACTGAATTGATAGGACATGGACAGAATATCTTAACTGAACATTTTGAAACGTTAGCAATAGAGAAGGCCGCATTAGAGCAATCAATGAAATATGATAGAAAAACGCTGAATGTGCAAGCTGCATGTATGGAAAAAGAGAGAAAACAATCAACTGAAGTTATAAGACACGATAAAGAAATGATATTTGACCAATCAGCAAAGATGAAACAAGAGAAGGAAACCTTcaatgaatttaaatttaaagagAAAAACGCGTTAACTGAATTGATAGGAAGAGAGAAGAGCACGTTAACTGAATTGATCAGACAAGGGGAGAAAACTTTAACTGAACAAGCTGAAATAAAGTTGAAAGAACAGGCTGCATGGATGAAGACTATGAGGGAAACGTTTACAGAATCCATAAGAAAAGAGAAAGACACTTTAATTGACCTATCTGCacatgcaaaaaaagaaataactgCATCAATAGAGAACGAGAAGGACACGTTTATCAGATATGCTGAAAGGATAGAACAAGTGAAGGATGATTGGGTTAAATCAGTCGAACAAGGGACAGAAAAAATGTCCGAAAACACTGCTAAAATGAGAAAACAGACAGAAACCTTAATCAATCAAACTCGAAGGATAGAACAAGTGAAGGATGATTGGGTTGAATTGGTAATAAAGGAAAACAAGTTAAATGAACAAACTGCACAGATAGAAAAAGAGATAAAAACgttattttcaaaatctaaaagGACAGAACATGATGACTGA